A genomic segment from Paenibacillus sp. FSL K6-1096 encodes:
- a CDS encoding PD-(D/E)XK nuclease family transposase has protein sequence MNEPVLKKAMDTLEFLSQDDEARRMYEDRQKYLHDEASMIEGALAEGQARGERRKAVQMATELLAHGVDISIIAKASGLTESEILDIKKAR, from the coding sequence TTGAACGAACCTGTATTGAAAAAGGCTATGGATACGCTAGAATTTCTTAGTCAAGATGACGAAGCTCGCAGAATGTATGAGGATAGGCAGAAATACCTGCATGACGAGGCCTCCATGATTGAAGGCGCTCTTGCCGAAGGCCAAGCTCGTGGTGAGCGGAGAAAGGCTGTTCAAATGGCCACAGAGCTTCTTGCTCATGGCGTAGATATTTCCATAATAGCTAAGGCATCAGGATTGACAGAATCTGAAATTCTAGATATTAAGAAAGCCCGTTAA
- a CDS encoding aldehyde reductase, with the protein MAELNKPVVLVTGGSGFIAVHIIVQLLEKNYHVRATLRSMGRQDEVKAMVMAGGVTHIADLSFVEADLTSDKNWNQAVKGADYVIHVASPTPNRIYKDENEMIQPAREGVLRVLRAAREAGVKRVVLTSAFGAIGVGHKQHVGPYTEEDWSNTDANIHPYQKSKTLAEQAAWEFIRQEGRGLELSTVNPVGVMGPILGKDYSHSNEIVRNMLEGKLKSVPKIYSDYVDVRDVAALHILAMERPEASGERFIASSAENLSTLEIARILRKHLGQDAEHVPTKELPNLLVRAAALFNPKLRMIATLLGQDMSTSNAKAKRLLGWNPRPAEEAIVATGECMLSIIKDQMRR; encoded by the coding sequence ATGGCAGAGCTTAACAAGCCCGTAGTGCTGGTTACCGGAGGCTCGGGATTCATCGCTGTTCATATTATTGTGCAATTACTGGAGAAGAATTATCATGTGCGGGCAACCCTTCGGTCGATGGGCAGACAAGATGAGGTGAAGGCCATGGTGATGGCGGGCGGAGTGACGCATATAGCGGACTTGTCGTTTGTAGAGGCCGATCTGACTTCGGATAAAAACTGGAATCAGGCGGTAAAGGGGGCGGATTACGTCATTCATGTCGCTTCTCCCACACCTAACAGGATATATAAAGACGAGAATGAAATGATCCAGCCGGCGCGTGAGGGGGTGCTGCGGGTGCTAAGGGCAGCGCGTGAGGCGGGGGTCAAACGGGTGGTCCTAACCTCTGCCTTCGGAGCCATTGGAGTGGGACATAAGCAGCATGTGGGCCCGTATACCGAAGAGGACTGGTCCAATACAGACGCGAACATCCATCCCTATCAAAAATCCAAGACCCTCGCTGAACAAGCAGCCTGGGAGTTCATCCGCCAGGAAGGCAGAGGGCTGGAGCTGTCCACAGTTAATCCCGTCGGTGTGATGGGACCCATTCTGGGCAAGGATTACTCTCACTCGAACGAGATTGTCCGCAACATGCTGGAGGGCAAGCTGAAGTCCGTCCCCAAAATCTATTCCGACTATGTAGATGTCCGGGATGTGGCTGCACTGCATATCCTGGCGATGGAGCGGCCTGAGGCGAGCGGCGAGCGGTTCATCGCTTCCAGTGCCGAGAATCTCTCTACACTGGAAATTGCCAGGATTCTGCGGAAGCACCTGGGGCAGGATGCAGAACATGTGCCTACAAAAGAGCTCCCCAACCTGCTTGTCCGCGCTGCCGCGCTGTTCAATCCCAAGCTGAGAATGATAGCCACCCTTCTGGGCCAGGACATGTCAACGAGTAACGCGAAGGCCAAACGTCTGCTCGGCTGGAACCCGCGTCCTGCTGAGGAGGCTATTGTCGCTACGGGTGAATGTATGTTGAGTATTATTAAGGATCAGATGAGAAGATGA
- a CDS encoding TetR/AcrR family transcriptional regulator, whose translation MAATDHAQLIKKDTKEWITLATLELLRTKAISALTVSEVVRKAGVSRMAFYRNYDSLEQVLAEYYEPKFADIFYKIAHKPNHEQKIADLTRFFQTFSDDFRLAIEGHFTGLLYQIFKSHITQFYDELIPFPDWTGARREYWIHFMSAGVFEIWIMWIKNGQQETLEEISALIRLFHK comes from the coding sequence ATGGCAGCAACCGATCATGCACAATTGATCAAAAAAGATACAAAAGAATGGATTACCCTGGCCACCCTTGAGCTGCTGCGGACCAAAGCCATATCAGCTCTCACAGTGTCGGAGGTTGTTAGAAAAGCAGGCGTCAGCCGGATGGCATTCTACCGGAATTATGATAGCCTTGAGCAAGTGTTAGCGGAATATTACGAGCCGAAGTTTGCTGATATCTTCTACAAAATTGCCCACAAACCGAATCACGAGCAAAAGATAGCGGATCTGACCCGCTTTTTCCAAACCTTCTCTGATGATTTCCGCCTGGCGATTGAAGGCCATTTCACTGGGCTGCTGTATCAGATCTTCAAGAGCCATATTACACAGTTCTATGATGAGCTGATTCCGTTTCCGGACTGGACCGGGGCAAGACGGGAGTATTGGATTCATTTCATGAGCGCCGGCGTGTTTGAAATCTGGATCATGTGGATCAAGAACGGCCAGCAGGAGACTTTGGAGGAGATCTCTGCACTCATCCGGCTTTTTCACAAATAA
- a CDS encoding GntR family transcriptional regulator, with protein sequence MNVTISSTSEKPIYQQLYEQISAQILQGELESGYCLPPIRQAALELGVSVITVKKAWEELERSGLINTVTGKGCFVAEFTPEEMLRIRNEMVLKQMGSDIQYYKSFGLTLEEVTALLGKIY encoded by the coding sequence ATGAATGTAACGATATCCAGCACCTCCGAGAAGCCGATCTACCAGCAGCTCTATGAACAGATCAGCGCGCAGATTCTCCAAGGGGAGCTGGAGAGCGGCTACTGTCTGCCGCCGATCCGCCAGGCCGCGCTGGAGCTTGGTGTCAGTGTCATCACGGTCAAGAAGGCTTGGGAAGAGCTGGAGCGGAGCGGGCTGATCAACACGGTCACCGGCAAAGGATGCTTTGTCGCTGAATTCACGCCAGAGGAGATGCTGCGGATTCGTAACGAGATGGTGCTGAAGCAGATGGGCAGCGACATTCAGTACTATAAGTCCTTCGGCCTTACTCTGGAGGAAGTGACCGCGCTGCTGGGGAAGATTTATTGA